From Spodoptera frugiperda isolate SF20-4 chromosome 27, AGI-APGP_CSIRO_Sfru_2.0, whole genome shotgun sequence:
atttttaaataaaataaaccaaatgaTTGTTGGGCCATTACCAATGTGTGAACTATCATAACAAAGAAATGTGACAATGCTGTACCACTTGCTTGAGTGTGAGCAGgagattgataaaaatatattatgacagTTGTAATGGCCCAACTAAAGCAAAAAGTTATAAGATGATCCCACCAATTATATGAACAaatgattataaattataacaacagtttatattatagtatacaGTTGAAATAAGGTTTCAAAGAAGGATGAAGTATAAAACTGAGTATGCATTTAGCCATGTAGCACGTAACATCAGATACAGTATCAACCTGCAAGTGGGTATGGCTGATCCACTGTCCACAGCGTATCTAGCTACGAGCCGTATTTCCCTCatacttattatatatactCTTTGGCTACGAGCCGGCTTAGCTCGCTGCGCTCCTTCCGCGAAGGGCTCGCAGCGCGCTCGTGCCTACGTACCCACTGGTTACTGTATTTGGTACGTCACGTACCACACGGCTGAGTAGCTTAGGATTTACTCATGCCTGTTTGGGGTGCCCCTTAACATTCATAATGAAAAATGAGTATTTTGAAAATCTGATTATGACCTGTATTTAACttcattgaattatttaatttatttaatcatgaAAGTCATGATCACGCTCTGCAGTCAATCATGctggtaaatattttatttacccaTTGATATTGGGCTTACtcgggtaaaaataaaactcgtaaagaaacaaaaaataatttattcaaaataatctacaaagtTCCTACAAGGGGTAGAAGAACCCAGTGTtggtattaaaaattatttcctGAGTTaacatgattttatatttacgtCATTTGATATTTTATGCTTGAATTTTCGGGTTCGGTGGATTAGGGAACTCTCCGACCTTTGCCATGTAGTACTGGAAAGCTCGGAATGGCTTTAGTTCCCATGGTACCTGATCTTCCATTTTTGTCAGAGTAACACCAAGATCTTCCAATGTAGGAATGCTAGCATCAACTAAATCAGTTGTAGATTcctgtaacataataattaatacatttagaTGTGTGTAAACTGTTGCACTCAGTCACCCCCAGCAACATATTAGCAGGTTTTtagagttttataataatttaatgacttTAACATTTCGATGGATAAGATTCAAACTTTTTAAGGTGGTAAGTGGCGAACATTGGATGATACTAGATTATACCACGCGATGACGCGACTGTTCTACGGGGTTTGGTTCCTTGCTCCTAgaagtatatatattatattattttcctcATCATGTGTCTACTCGCCTTCTCTGGATTCGCCTGGCTGTCGCTCTGCTTTGTCGGTTTTTTGAACGCAATGGATGTGAGGTAATCTAGACCAATCTATCGCGAGTGAGGGAAACTACAGTGTCGCTACTTATCAAGTGCTGCAATTTGAGTACGtaagcagattgttttttttttttattatgacgaAGCGTCGGCATGTTGTTTAAATCGTGTTGCGCTCTTAACGTCGTATCCTCATATATTTATTCACGGTCAAGCAGGATACCCCTTTCGAACACGAATGCGCGAACACGACATTCAGTGAGggcttttaatatatttttaagcttAAATAtcataaagttatattttttataccttttcAATTGCCTCCCAGTGCAGCCCACCCAATGGGTATGATGGTGAAATCAGGTTTACAAGCCTGACTTTTAGAGGGAACATGATAGGATCATATTTCATGTCGTAGCGTTGGTATCCCCAGTATTTTTCATCTTTGCGCATTAGTGCAAAGAACCAGTCGACCAGATCAGCTAACAGGTACCTTCTAggtctaaaattaataaatagaaaatgtgTTTATATAACAGATAAACATAGAATTTCATTGAATgtcattgtattgtattgtattgttatgtataaaaaatatttatttacccaaCCGCTTGGTAAACCTGACATCTGGTATCAGGATCGCGAATAGCGTTTAATATACCCTGAGCAAGATCAGATACAAAGACAGGCTGTTTTATGGTCTCCAAGCCATTCTTGTACAATGCCATGTACTGACCATTGATGCGTGTAGCTGAAGCAAAGGTTCTGTAATTGAAAAAGGTACAAATTAGGGTGGAACTATAAAATGAGGCTTTTGAAAGCTAACAACATAAACAATACTAAACCTggactacataatatataaaatcttaaaggacatggctaaaccaaagtatggacgtcgtaacccgtacaaataaatattgtataaatatggtacctagcaataaataaagccgcataattaaaaattgatattttgtaattaagaaggtccagaaacttggcatatctgcgcaatcctgaaaataaagtagcgctcctacgtcaaacaacgttacaaaaacttcaaaccacaacattgctgtgaacttttatcaaggcgttttgatgtacctgagccgaaagttatttatatatgaggtagataggtaaacaattctgcttatactagataataaacacaaagtaaccaaggacagacacaaaatatatagtaagattgtgcaatcttatacaaaatatatattttgtgtcgatcaaaacatttacaattatttggtttcaaaaaaagtcattatattaccgttattaaaaattgatgttcgtttaattatttcgatttgattttcggggaaactaatgtcctaataatagcttgcagtacctacttccgtgttgtcatgtcaaaccacaacagaaaaaaatcaaatatgaaacttattttttgttaatttttgttcaccaagttataagaattagttaaacacaaaataattcataagtgaatatttaaatgatacgggttagcgtgaaattcgtattcttgttattatgcctgggtcagtcatttagccatctcctttctGCCCTACAGTGAATAAGCTATCCATCCAGTTAAGAGCATATAGACGAAATTAAATTGGTCTACTAGTTTGCTATATTTTGGATGAGGCAAAATTAGTGATAATAGTTGTGATTAAGTAGTAAATAATACACCTACATAGTTTTTAACCAAGCCTATATACATTCTGTAACTATTGGTAGAATCAGTACTTAACCAATGGCCTACTGTCTCTGTATTaaatcaatttttgtttttgtagcaGCATACTATATAACTGCATGGTTGGCACGGTGGTTGGGTAACTGGCAacatgtagcaggttcgattcccacacggagcaactctatgtgtgatccaatcaaattgttatttcaggtctgggtgtcatgtgcatgtgaaattgtatgtcagtaaacgcacccacaatacaggagaaaatactagtgtggggcaacaatttaaaaaaaaaattgctttgCTGACAGCAAAAGATGAGtgtgtataaaaacaaaacattggaAAAAAAATTGATTGAACACAATTCAATGAATTAATTAGTAATACCTCAAAAATCTATCTTCACTGCCATAAATGTCAGAAGCACGAAAGATGGTAGCAGTTGGGAACTCCTCCCTTACGGCACACTCTCCCCAGTACTTGCTGACTTTGTACATGGAGGGTGTCTTCAGCACCAGGGGCTTAGGTTTAGGTGATGCATTCAGGTACGACACATGAATGAATCTCTCAACACCCATTTCCCGAGAAATCCTGTAAAAATGCATTAACCATGTTAAATTTCAAACACAAAGTAAAAAAGTTAAGTTACATGCTTATTTATAAGTGTAATTCACTTGTTTATTGTAGCctacacataatatatatatttagataataataataaattgtagagCTATAACTACAGTATAAATTTCCACATCAGAGGAATGGTTTCAAATacatttgtattaatttgtgtATGAGAtgtcagagtcgcggggagccagtggatgcaggtggcggcttgtcgttttATGTGGAGGCCTGAGGGGAAggtctttgttcaacagtggacgtctctcagctgatgatgatgtatatTCAGTGGTATTACAGAAAACTGTTTACCTGGCAAGGCGCCTTGGTCCATCTACATGCACATCCTTGTATTTAAAGTTCTTGGTTTCATAGTCTCGTCCCACTAAGTTGATGACAACATTGGAGTACCGCACAGCTTTAGCAATGGACTCCTCATCTCGGAGGTCGTAAGGTGTGAACAACACCTGGCCTAAATCTCCAGCCACTTTCAATCTCTGGGCATCATAGAAATCACTTCGGTAGGGCAAGATCATCtgcaataatacaattttaaatttgtGAGGTTTGCACAATATCTATGGAATACCATTagatgtttgtttactttttaaaaaaatattttaaaagtaaagtctttaatttattaaactgtAATTGTCTCATCAAAACAATTGCATCAAAACAGCTGACCTGTGTTCCAGTCTTGCCCAGTTTGTTGACCACATAGCGTCCAACAAATCCAGTGCAACCAAAAACTGTTGCTACAATTCCATTGAAACTACAACGACCTCCTGTACCCCGCTTGTATGCAGCTATGTTAGGCTTGCCCCCATCTGAACTGTATGAGGCAGACTTGATGTAAACAACACTTAGTGGCCCAGCTGTGGCTGAAATTGCACATATTAAAGTTCAAGTAAATGTCAACCACTATCAGAATATATAGTGCGATAAGTTCTCCTAAGACTAAATCTAAATAGGGTTATTATGAAgcttttaaacaaattatgtaaGAGTTAAATCAACCAATAGTAGCTAGTCTTTTAACATCCGATTAAACTTACGCTTTATTTTAGTGACAAAATGGCCTGTGAGAGCAACAGTTGCCATTTTCAGGCCAATAATATAATGATCTTAGCAGTATTTTATCTCAAACTCCCATCAAGGGGTGAGAAAGAACCAAAAACTCTAATTTTTGCGATCGTTCGAAGATAAACGTCACTcaaatttgactttgacagttTTGGCAGTTTCAGAAGCACAGATAACGAAATATAGTTACTAGCGGTATGTAGCCGgtacaaattacaaaataatgtatctTGTTTCTATTGGTTTTTATATTCGTTTGTGAAGTCGAAATGTTGCGACTTCGTAATCGGATCAGTATTAGATAGCTAGATGTCAAACTTCGATTCGATAATTCGATAGCAACTAGCAAAAAGGTCACTATCCTAGACTGAGAATACTATTGTCTGTAGGACATTATTTATAGAAAGCAAAAAATTGGTCACACCAAATGTAATGTCAGTGTCAGTGGAGAGCAGAGTTCAGCAGAGAAGTC
This genomic window contains:
- the LOC118263461 gene encoding NADH dehydrogenase [ubiquinone] 1 alpha subcomplex subunit 9, mitochondrial, which gives rise to MATVALTGHFVTKIKPTAGPLSVVYIKSASYSSDGGKPNIAAYKRGTGGRCSFNGIVATVFGCTGFVGRYVVNKLGKTGTQMILPYRSDFYDAQRLKVAGDLGQVLFTPYDLRDEESIAKAVRYSNVVINLVGRDYETKNFKYKDVHVDGPRRLARISREMGVERFIHVSYLNASPKPKPLVLKTPSMYKVSKYWGECAVREEFPTATIFRASDIYGSEDRFLRTFASATRINGQYMALYKNGLETIKQPVFVSDLAQGILNAIRDPDTRCQVYQAVGPRRYLLADLVDWFFALMRKDEKYWGYQRYDMKYDPIMFPLKVRLVNLISPSYPLGGLHWEAIEKESTTDLVDASIPTLEDLGVTLTKMEDQVPWELKPFRAFQYYMAKVGEFPNPPNPKIQA